The stretch of DNA ACTCATGCGTGTTAAAGACCTGTTTGAAGACCTGCTGGAGCGCCGCGTGGACGTGCTGACCGAAGGCGGCCTGAAGCCTGCGCTGAGGCGTGAAATCCTGGCTGACTGCGTGGATGTGATGAATGCGGGCGCGGGCCCGCCCACTCCGCCCCGTGTGGGCGTGAAGCGGTGGCGTTGGCGGGTCTTCGACTTGCTGGACGCTCTGGACCGCGTTGAGCGTTTTACGTTCCCGCACACGCTGACCACCTTTCTGGCCGATGAACAGGCTCAGGACGCCGTGCTGCACAACCTCGCCCGCTTAGGCGAAACCACCAAATTCATTCCCCAGCGTGTGCAGGACACGCACCCGGAAGTGCCGTGGGTGCTGCTGCGCGATATTCGCAACCTCGTCTCACACGACTATTTTGGAATAGATACTGAATTGCTGCGGCACACAGCCCGCCACGAATTGCCGGGGCTGCG from Deinococcus sp. QL22 encodes:
- a CDS encoding HepT-like ribonuclease domain-containing protein, whose translation is MTQPAPLFPDLHLYDVARLLQANAAQWQALGVVRVRVFGSVARGQARNDSDVDLLVDFASQPASGGPPAGLLQLMRVKDLFEDLLERRVDVLTEGGLKPALRREILADCVDVMNAGAGPPTPPRVGVKRWRWRVFDLLDALDRVERFTFPHTLTTFLADEQAQDAVLHNLARLGETTKFIPQRVQDTHPEVPWVLLRDIRNLVSHDYFGIDTELLRHTARHELPGLRAALQALAEGEEE